The Fusobacterium necrophorum subsp. necrophorum genome includes the window CCATCATATCCGGGAGCCTTTCCCATAGCTTTTTGTCTTTCTCTTAAATGGTCCAAACGATCCGAAGTACAGAAGCAATAATAAGCTCCTCCTCTTTCTACCAATTCTTTTGCATATTTTACATATAAATCAAAACGTTCCGATTGACGATATGATCCGTAATCTCCTCCCACGTCAGGACCTTCCACATAGTCCAGACCCAGCCAGTGCAATGCATCAAAAATCATCTGTTCGGAACCGTCCGTATATCTATTTTGATCCGTGTCTTCAATTCTCAAAATAAAATCCCCACCATTATGATTCGCAAATGCCAAATTAAACAAAGCAATATACGCAGTTCCTACATGTGGATCTCCTGTAGGAGAAGGAGCAATTCTCGTTCTAATTTTCTTTTCCATTTCCCTCATCCTTTCCTTGTATTTTAAATTTATTTTCTATTCTATCATAATTTCTCATATTTTTATACACTTTTTTTCAATTTCCCTTCCTTTGAGGAGGAAAAAATTTGACATAAGCGGAAATACCGGATATGATAAGAAAAACTGAGTTAAAAAATGTAAAAACATAAGGAGGATTCCCATGAATATGGAACATTTCGAAATCTATTCAGAAAAAAATCGAATACGAGGAAGAAAATACTTTGCAAATTCGGAAAAAAAGAAGGAAAAAACTATTTTGATGTGTCACGGTTTTGCAGGAATACAAGATTTATTTTTCCCTCAATATGCTGCAAAGTTTTCCGAAGAAGGCTTTGACGTCGTAACTTTTGATTATAATGGATTTGGAGAGAGCGAAGGAACGGCGGAAATTATCCCGAACAATCAAATTCAGGATATTTTAAATATGATATTGTATCTGAAACGGGATGAAAGCCTTCAAGGCAATAAACTGCTATTATGGGGCAGCTCTTTGGGAGGACTTTATGTCTTAAAGTTGGCGGCACTTACAAAAGACATTGCCGGAGTCTATGCACAGATTACCTTTGCTAACGGCTTAAGAAATAATACTCTCGGTTTGGAAGAAGAGGGCATTGAAAAATACATTCATCAGATTGAAAATATCAAATATAAGGAAATTCGAGAAAATAAAAAATTATTGCTTCCTCTCAAAAGATTGCTATCCGATGAACAAAGTAAGGAGTTCCTGGAAAATTACAAAGAAGTTTTTCCGGAATTAATGGCTACAAAATTATCCTTATCCACCATTAA containing:
- a CDS encoding alpha/beta fold hydrolase, with protein sequence MNMEHFEIYSEKNRIRGRKYFANSEKKKEKTILMCHGFAGIQDLFFPQYAAKFSEEGFDVVTFDYNGFGESEGTAEIIPNNQIQDILNMILYLKRDESLQGNKLLLWGSSLGGLYVLKLAALTKDIAGVYAQITFANGLRNNTLGLEEEGIEKYIHQIENIKYKEIRENKKLLLPLKRLLSDEQSKEFLENYKEVFPELMATKLSLSTIKHINELSVDNNLASIQVPVLLGKAIKDKVNSPMEMNFIYEHLTADKKLLEFDCGHYEIYVGDIFEQAVREQIAWFANI